Proteins from one Nitratidesulfovibrio sp. SRB-5 genomic window:
- the murC gene encoding UDP-N-acetylmuramate--L-alanine ligase, producing the protein MNNNKIKKIHMVGIGGSGMSGIAEVLLNLGYEVCGSDMSDGTVVRRLRKLGAEIYIGHGEGNLTDAQVLVKSTAIGDENPEVAAARKRGIPIIPRAEMLAELMRLRTGIAIAGTHGKTTTTSLAAAIFDEAGTDPTVIIGGRLNAYGANARLGDGAYLIAEADESDGSFLCLFPIVTVVTNVDMDHMDHYPSQQAIDDAFVDFMNKVPFYGMNVVCGDDPGVRRLLPRVKRPVVTYGFGEGNAIRAEVLACADTSLFNVIVNGDDIGQVRLVQPGRHNILNALAAIGVALECDIAPEKIVAGLAKFGGVGRRFERKGERDGVLVVDDYGHHPAEIAATLATARQCFPHRRLVVVFQPHRFSRTQALFGEFCKVFDGVDKLLLTEIYPASEKPIPGVSGQSLAQGIRQVSKTDVTYHQDFDSVLAALPEVLQPGDLLLTLGAGNVTTIGPRYLERE; encoded by the coding sequence ATGAATAACAATAAGATAAAAAAAATACACATGGTCGGCATCGGCGGCTCGGGCATGAGCGGCATTGCCGAGGTGCTGCTGAACCTGGGCTACGAGGTGTGCGGTTCGGACATGTCCGACGGCACGGTGGTGCGCCGCCTGCGCAAGCTGGGCGCCGAGATCTACATCGGCCACGGCGAGGGCAATCTGACCGACGCGCAGGTGCTGGTGAAGTCCACGGCCATCGGCGACGAGAACCCCGAGGTGGCGGCGGCGCGCAAGCGGGGCATCCCCATCATTCCGCGCGCCGAGATGCTGGCGGAGCTGATGCGCCTGCGCACGGGCATCGCCATCGCGGGCACGCACGGCAAGACCACCACCACCTCGCTGGCTGCGGCCATCTTCGACGAGGCGGGCACCGACCCCACGGTAATCATCGGCGGGCGGCTGAACGCTTACGGCGCCAACGCGCGCCTGGGTGACGGCGCCTACCTGATCGCCGAGGCGGACGAATCGGACGGCTCGTTCCTGTGCCTGTTCCCCATCGTCACCGTGGTCACCAACGTGGACATGGACCACATGGACCACTACCCCTCGCAGCAGGCCATCGACGACGCCTTCGTGGATTTCATGAACAAGGTGCCGTTCTACGGCATGAACGTGGTCTGCGGCGACGACCCCGGCGTGCGCCGTCTGCTGCCCCGCGTGAAGCGCCCGGTGGTCACCTACGGCTTCGGCGAGGGCAACGCCATCCGGGCAGAAGTGCTGGCCTGCGCGGATACCAGCCTGTTCAACGTCATCGTCAACGGCGACGACATAGGCCAGGTGCGCCTGGTCCAGCCGGGCCGCCACAACATCCTGAACGCCCTGGCCGCCATCGGCGTGGCTCTGGAATGCGACATCGCGCCCGAGAAGATCGTGGCGGGCCTTGCCAAGTTCGGCGGGGTGGGGCGGCGCTTCGAACGCAAGGGCGAACGCGACGGCGTGCTGGTGGTGGACGACTACGGCCACCACCCGGCGGAAATCGCGGCAACGCTTGCCACGGCGCGCCAGTGCTTTCCGCACCGGCGGCTGGTGGTGGTGTTCCAGCCGCACCGGTTCAGCCGCACCCAGGCCCTGTTCGGGGAATTCTGCAAGGTGTTCGACGGGGTGGACAAGCTGCTGCTGACGGAAATCTACCCCGCGTCGGAAAAGCCCATCCCCGGCGTGAGCGGGCAAAGCCTTGCCCAGGGCATCCGCCAAGTTTCCAAAACCGACGTGACCTACCACCAGGATTTCGATTCCGTGCTGGCGGCGCTGCCGGAAGTGCTGCAACCCGGCGATCTGCTGCTGACGCTGGGCGCCGGCAACGTGACCACCATCGGCCCCCGCTACCTGGAAAGGGAATAG
- the murG gene encoding undecaprenyldiphospho-muramoylpentapeptide beta-N-acetylglucosaminyltransferase → MRRVILTTGGTGGHIFPALAVAEEITRRYPKARILFLGGQYGPEADLAARAGLEYVGLPVRGVMGRGLRALAAAGAMGLGVWRAVSVVRRFDPDIAVGFGGYAAFAGVLAARLCGRPAAIHEQNAIPGLTNRLLGHVVQRVFLSLPDTTGVFPARRCVPTGNPVRAAIVAAGAAGAADAAEKGGVSRSAHSRRLLVMGGSLGARAINEAVVAALPALRDAGVELWHQTGVADWERVRAGYKQAGISEARVEAFIDDVASAYTWADLVLCRAGATSVAELAVAGKPSVLVPFPFATHNHQLHNARHVADAGAALVVEQKDVAPGADGRPAVAPVSLDRVLVELLADRERLADMGRAARAMGRPQAAAAVVDGMEAILAGRGK, encoded by the coding sequence ATGCGCCGCGTCATCCTCACCACTGGCGGAACCGGGGGGCACATCTTCCCGGCGTTGGCCGTGGCAGAGGAGATCACCCGCCGCTATCCCAAGGCCCGCATCCTGTTCCTGGGCGGACAGTACGGGCCGGAAGCCGACCTTGCGGCCCGCGCCGGGCTTGAGTACGTGGGCCTGCCGGTGCGCGGGGTGATGGGACGCGGCCTGCGCGCGCTGGCCGCCGCCGGGGCCATGGGCCTTGGCGTGTGGCGCGCTGTTTCCGTGGTGCGCCGGTTCGACCCGGACATCGCCGTGGGCTTCGGCGGTTATGCCGCCTTTGCTGGCGTGCTGGCCGCCCGGCTGTGCGGCAGGCCCGCCGCCATCCACGAGCAGAATGCCATTCCCGGGCTGACCAACCGCCTGCTGGGCCACGTGGTGCAGCGGGTGTTCCTGTCCCTGCCGGATACCACAGGGGTGTTCCCCGCGCGGCGTTGTGTGCCCACCGGCAACCCGGTGCGCGCGGCCATCGTCGCGGCGGGCGCCGCTGGCGCCGCCGACGCGGCGGAGAAGGGCGGCGTTTCGCGTTCCGCCCATTCGCGTCGCCTGTTGGTTATGGGCGGCAGCCTTGGCGCACGGGCCATCAACGAGGCCGTGGTGGCCGCGCTGCCCGCCCTGCGCGATGCCGGGGTGGAACTGTGGCACCAGACCGGCGTGGCCGACTGGGAGCGGGTGCGCGCGGGCTACAAGCAGGCCGGAATTTCCGAGGCCCGCGTCGAGGCGTTCATCGACGACGTGGCCAGCGCCTACACCTGGGCAGACCTTGTGCTGTGCCGTGCCGGGGCCACCTCCGTGGCCGAGCTGGCCGTGGCGGGCAAGCCTTCGGTGCTGGTGCCGTTTCCCTTCGCCACCCACAACCACCAGTTGCACAACGCCCGGCACGTTGCCGACGCCGGGGCCGCGCTGGTGGTGGAGCAGAAGGACGTTGCCCCCGGTGCTGACGGCAGGCCCGCCGTGGCGCCCGTGTCATTGGACCGCGTGCTGGTGGAACTGCTGGCCGACCGCGAGCGCCTGGCCGACATGGGCCGCGCCGCCCGCGCCATGGGCAGGCCGCAGGCCGCCGCCGCCGTGGTGGACGGCATGGAAGCGATTCTCGCGGGGCGCGGGAAGTAA
- the ftsW gene encoding putative lipid II flippase FtsW: MRFGAQADAHPSAALADLRHGGSFGGIAHGDHGPQNGVDWWLFAIALTLLGIGLLMVLSASGIVAERFNADKYYFFKRQLIFACVGGVAMFTAALMPRNLLYRLQYPILFGVLIMLILVLTPLGNKVNGARRWIQVGPVAVQPMEFTKIALALYLAYFMSTKQDIIKTFSRGVIPPFAVTGVFCALLLRQPDFGGAAVLAMILFFMCLVGGTRFFYLAVSGAAAVAGAVMLVVHSPYRFRRFTAFLDPFADAQDSGYQLVQSLFALGSGGITGVGIGASRQKLFYLPEAHNDFIIAVLGEELGFIGMSLVFVLMGMLFWRSFRIAARQEDLRDRFTAFGVTLVLLLGAVLNMAVVMGVAPPKGVPMPFLSYGGSSLLTTLTCVGLLLNYSRTAR, translated from the coding sequence ATGAGGTTCGGCGCGCAAGCGGATGCCCATCCTTCCGCCGCACTGGCGGACCTGCGGCACGGCGGCAGCTTCGGCGGCATTGCCCACGGCGACCACGGCCCGCAGAACGGCGTGGACTGGTGGCTGTTCGCCATCGCGCTGACCCTGCTGGGCATCGGCCTGCTGATGGTGCTGTCCGCCAGCGGCATCGTGGCCGAGCGCTTCAACGCGGACAAGTACTACTTTTTCAAGCGCCAGCTGATCTTTGCCTGCGTGGGCGGCGTGGCCATGTTCACCGCGGCGCTGATGCCGCGCAACCTGCTGTACCGCCTGCAATACCCCATTCTGTTCGGGGTGCTGATCATGCTCATCCTGGTGCTGACCCCGCTGGGCAACAAGGTCAACGGCGCGCGCCGGTGGATCCAGGTGGGGCCGGTGGCCGTGCAGCCCATGGAGTTCACCAAGATCGCCCTGGCCCTGTACCTGGCCTACTTCATGAGCACCAAGCAGGACATCATCAAGACCTTCAGCCGGGGGGTCATACCGCCCTTCGCGGTGACGGGCGTGTTCTGCGCGCTGCTGCTGCGCCAGCCCGACTTCGGCGGGGCGGCGGTGCTGGCCATGATCCTGTTCTTCATGTGCCTGGTGGGCGGCACGCGGTTCTTCTACCTGGCCGTGTCCGGCGCTGCGGCGGTGGCCGGGGCCGTCATGCTGGTGGTGCATTCGCCGTACCGTTTCCGCCGGTTCACCGCCTTTCTCGATCCCTTCGCCGATGCGCAGGATTCCGGCTACCAGCTGGTGCAGTCGCTGTTCGCGCTGGGGTCGGGCGGCATCACCGGCGTGGGCATAGGCGCCAGCCGCCAGAAGCTGTTCTACCTGCCGGAAGCGCACAACGACTTCATCATCGCCGTGCTGGGCGAGGAACTGGGCTTCATCGGCATGTCGCTGGTCTTCGTGCTGATGGGCATGCTGTTCTGGCGCAGCTTTCGCATCGCCGCCCGGCAGGAAGACCTGCGCGACCGGTTCACCGCCTTCGGGGTGACCCTGGTGCTGCTGCTGGGCGCCGTGCTGAACATGGCGGTGGTCATGGGCGTGGCGCCTCCCAAGGGCGTGCCCATGCCCTTCCTGAGCTACGGGGGCAGCAGCCTGCTGACCACCCTGACCTGCGTGGGGCTGTTGCTGAACTATTCGCGGACGGCACGCTGA
- the murD gene encoding UDP-N-acetylmuramoyl-L-alanine--D-glutamate ligase — MTCDKHTAQTIGKGDLVVVVGAGRSGMAAARLLHRMGARVRLLERNADGVPADFVRWAAEAGVEIATGDHVPTQFEGARAVVPSPGMAVAKLRPLLPQGPDAPEIMAEMELAWRQLDGEPVLAVTGTSGKTTTVSLCAAMLRAQGLSVFLGGNIGTPLSEYVLSVAHGGADGQGRADVLVIEISSFQLQACTTFRPRVAMLLNISENHLDYHADMAEYIDAKFRLFRCMEEGDLAIFGQGVRDLVAARDLKPRTLFFDAAARRFPRTSLLGGHNQANIEAAWQACREFGVTPEAAEKAVADFAPMEHRLEAVAERNGVLWVNDSKCTTVEALRVALQAFDRPVVLMVGGKFKGGDLASLLPLLCGRVRAVVGFGASREHFEGAWMGQGDFPMSWHPALEPAVAEAAALARPGDAVVMAPATSSFDLFANYKERGHAFRRAVEALP; from the coding sequence ATGACCTGCGACAAGCACACGGCGCAAACCATCGGCAAGGGCGACCTTGTGGTGGTCGTGGGCGCGGGCCGCTCCGGCATGGCTGCCGCGCGGCTGCTGCACCGCATGGGGGCGCGCGTGCGCCTGCTGGAACGCAACGCCGACGGGGTGCCCGCCGACTTCGTGCGCTGGGCCGCCGAAGCCGGGGTGGAAATCGCCACCGGCGACCATGTGCCGACACAGTTCGAAGGCGCCCGGGCCGTGGTGCCCAGCCCCGGCATGGCCGTGGCGAAGCTGCGCCCGCTGTTGCCGCAGGGGCCGGACGCTCCGGAAATCATGGCCGAAATGGAGCTTGCCTGGCGGCAACTGGACGGCGAGCCGGTACTGGCCGTCACCGGAACCAGCGGCAAGACCACCACGGTTTCGCTGTGCGCCGCCATGCTGCGCGCGCAGGGGCTTTCCGTGTTCCTCGGCGGCAACATCGGCACCCCCCTCAGCGAGTACGTGTTGTCCGTAGCGCATGGTGGGGCGGACGGGCAGGGCAGGGCCGACGTGCTGGTCATCGAGATTTCCAGCTTCCAGTTGCAGGCCTGCACCACCTTTCGCCCGCGCGTGGCCATGCTGCTGAACATCAGCGAGAACCACCTCGATTACCACGCCGACATGGCGGAATACATCGACGCCAAGTTCCGGCTGTTCCGCTGCATGGAGGAAGGTGACCTGGCCATCTTCGGCCAGGGAGTGCGCGACCTTGTTGCCGCGCGTGACCTGAAGCCCCGCACGCTGTTCTTCGACGCGGCGGCCCGGCGCTTTCCGCGCACCAGCCTGCTGGGCGGGCACAACCAGGCCAACATCGAGGCCGCGTGGCAGGCCTGCCGCGAGTTCGGCGTGACGCCGGAGGCGGCGGAAAAGGCCGTGGCGGACTTCGCCCCCATGGAGCACCGGCTGGAGGCAGTGGCCGAACGCAACGGCGTGCTGTGGGTGAATGATTCCAAGTGCACCACGGTGGAAGCCCTGCGCGTGGCCCTGCAAGCCTTTGACCGGCCCGTGGTGCTGATGGTGGGCGGCAAGTTCAAGGGGGGCGACCTTGCGTCCCTGCTGCCGCTGCTGTGCGGGCGGGTGCGGGCCGTGGTGGGGTTTGGCGCCAGCCGCGAACATTTCGAGGGGGCCTGGATGGGGCAGGGCGATTTTCCCATGTCCTGGCATCCCGCGCTGGAACCCGCCGTAGCCGAGGCCGCCGCGCTGGCAAGGCCGGGTGACGCCGTGGTGATGGCCCCGGCCACCTCCAGTTTCGACCTTTTCGCCAACTACAAGGAGCGCGGCCACGCCTTCCGCCGCGCGGTGGAGGCCCTGCCATGA
- the mraY gene encoding phospho-N-acetylmuramoyl-pentapeptide-transferase: protein MLYNLLYPLSSEFTVLNVFRYITFRSVWALLTALLLSILMGPRFIAWLQRIKCGQHIHEDVTCHMQKAGTPTMGGLLIAFCLTCSVLLWADLTNKYVWLTMLIFLGFGLVGFLDDYIKIRRRNNKGLSARAKFLGQVIVAAVAMYMVVSEPVYSTRLAFPFFKGLAPDLGWLYIPFAVTVMVGSSNGVNLTDGLDGLAIGPTIIAGMVFAVFIYVAGNVQMANYLQVPNVPGVGEVTVFCGALVGASLGFLWFNAYPAQVFMGDVGSLALGGALGFLAVLCKQELLLLVVGGLFVVETLSVILQVGYFKFTGGKRIFRMAPLHHHFELQGIPESKIIIRFWIMSALLGLMALSVLKLR from the coding sequence ATGCTGTATAACCTGCTGTATCCCCTCAGTTCCGAATTCACGGTCCTCAACGTCTTCCGCTACATCACCTTCCGGTCGGTGTGGGCGTTGCTGACGGCGCTGCTGCTGTCCATCCTCATGGGGCCGCGCTTCATCGCGTGGCTGCAACGCATCAAGTGCGGCCAGCACATCCACGAGGACGTCACCTGCCACATGCAGAAGGCGGGCACCCCCACCATGGGCGGCCTGCTCATCGCCTTCTGCCTGACGTGCAGCGTGCTGCTGTGGGCAGACCTGACCAACAAGTACGTCTGGCTGACCATGCTCATCTTTCTGGGCTTCGGCCTGGTGGGCTTTCTGGACGACTACATCAAGATCCGCCGCCGCAACAACAAGGGGCTGTCCGCCCGCGCCAAGTTTCTTGGGCAGGTGATTGTGGCGGCCGTGGCCATGTACATGGTGGTCAGCGAGCCGGTGTACTCCACCCGGCTGGCCTTTCCGTTCTTCAAGGGCCTCGCGCCCGATCTCGGCTGGCTGTACATCCCCTTCGCCGTGACGGTGATGGTGGGTTCTTCCAACGGGGTGAACCTTACCGACGGGCTGGACGGCCTGGCCATCGGCCCCACCATCATCGCGGGCATGGTCTTTGCCGTGTTCATCTACGTGGCGGGCAACGTGCAGATGGCCAACTACCTGCAAGTGCCCAACGTGCCCGGCGTGGGCGAGGTCACCGTGTTCTGCGGGGCGCTGGTGGGCGCAAGCCTGGGCTTTCTGTGGTTCAACGCCTACCCGGCCCAGGTGTTCATGGGCGACGTGGGCTCGCTGGCCCTTGGTGGCGCGCTGGGCTTCCTGGCCGTGCTGTGCAAGCAGGAACTGTTGCTGCTCGTCGTGGGCGGGCTGTTCGTGGTGGAAACCCTGTCGGTGATCCTGCAGGTGGGCTACTTCAAGTTCACGGGGGGCAAGCGCATCTTTCGCATGGCCCCGCTGCATCACCACTTCGAATTGCAGGGCATTCCCGAGTCGAAGATCATCATCAGGTTCTGGATCATGTCGGCGCTGCTTGGCCTGATGGCGCTGTCTGTCCTGAAGTTGCGCTAG
- a CDS encoding UDP-N-acetylmuramoyl-L-alanyl-D-glutamate--2,6-diaminopimelate ligase produces MTRISFDGLLARVRENTPEIRTDSRKVGRDDVFVAVPGVAANGGAGVDGADFIAKAWAAGAGAVVCLPDRAEAALVGAPEGAVVAAHDDPRAAIGLLGQARYGTDALPFPVVAVTGTNGKTTITYLLEHVFSALGRRAGVLGTVSYRWPGFAMDAPLTTPDCIETHAMLGRMRDAGVDVALMEVSSHALDQRRVAGIRFAGAILTNLTQDHLDYHGDMEHYYAAKARLFTELPDADKACAVNADDAWGRRLLGEVEHAIGFGLDAGNAVSGRRFLHGEMVRNATSGLTLRMTCEGRQWELSSHLVGAHNASNLLAVQAVCLGMGLAPQDFASLADFTGVPGRLERIVNPRGLDIFVDYAHTPDALENVLRALRAVGFSRIVTVFGCGGNRDRTKRPLMGQAVARHADVAVLTSDNPRHEDPEAIMADVLPGLAGAREVVSDADRARAIGKALALLQPGDVLLVAGKGHESYQQIGDRKVPYSDQQVIREILGCN; encoded by the coding sequence ATGACCCGTATATCTTTTGATGGCCTTCTGGCCCGTGTTCGTGAAAACACGCCGGAAATCCGCACCGACTCGCGCAAGGTGGGCCGGGACGACGTGTTCGTGGCCGTGCCCGGCGTTGCCGCCAACGGCGGCGCGGGCGTGGACGGTGCGGACTTCATTGCGAAGGCATGGGCCGCCGGGGCCGGGGCGGTGGTCTGCCTGCCCGACAGGGCGGAAGCAGCCCTTGTCGGCGCGCCCGAGGGCGCGGTGGTGGCCGCCCACGACGACCCGCGCGCGGCCATCGGCCTGCTGGGCCAGGCCCGCTACGGCACGGATGCGCTGCCCTTTCCGGTGGTGGCCGTTACCGGCACCAACGGAAAGACCACCATCACTTACCTGCTGGAGCACGTGTTTTCCGCCCTTGGCCGCCGGGCCGGGGTGCTGGGCACCGTCAGCTACCGCTGGCCGGGCTTTGCCATGGACGCGCCGCTGACCACGCCCGACTGCATCGAAACCCACGCCATGCTGGGCCGCATGCGCGACGCCGGGGTGGACGTGGCGCTGATGGAGGTCTCGTCGCACGCGCTGGACCAGCGCCGGGTGGCGGGCATCCGCTTTGCCGGGGCCATCCTGACCAACCTGACGCAGGACCACCTGGACTACCACGGCGACATGGAACACTACTATGCCGCCAAGGCCCGCCTGTTCACCGAACTGCCCGACGCGGACAAGGCCTGCGCCGTCAATGCCGACGACGCCTGGGGCCGCCGCCTGCTGGGCGAGGTGGAGCACGCCATCGGCTTCGGGCTGGATGCGGGCAATGCCGTTTCGGGCCGTCGGTTCCTGCACGGCGAGATGGTGCGCAACGCCACCTCGGGCCTCACGCTGCGCATGACTTGTGAAGGGCGGCAGTGGGAGCTTTCCTCGCACCTCGTGGGCGCGCACAACGCCTCCAACCTGCTGGCCGTGCAGGCGGTATGCTTGGGTATGGGCCTTGCGCCGCAGGATTTCGCCAGCCTGGCCGACTTCACCGGCGTGCCGGGGCGGCTGGAGCGCATCGTGAACCCGCGGGGGCTGGACATTTTCGTCGATTACGCCCATACCCCCGACGCGCTGGAAAACGTGCTGCGCGCGCTGCGCGCGGTGGGCTTTTCGCGCATCGTCACAGTGTTCGGCTGCGGCGGCAACCGCGACCGCACCAAGCGCCCGCTGATGGGGCAGGCGGTGGCGCGCCATGCCGACGTGGCCGTGCTCACGTCCGACAACCCCCGCCACGAGGACCCGGAGGCCATCATGGCCGACGTGCTGCCCGGCCTTGCCGGGGCGCGCGAGGTGGTCAGCGACGCCGACAGGGCCAGGGCCATCGGCAAGGCCCTTGCGCTGCTGCAACCCGGCGACGTGTTGCTGGTGGCGGGCAAGGGGCACGAAAGTTACCAGCAGATCGGCGACCGCAAGGTGCCGTACAGCGACCAACAGGTCATTCGGGAGATACTGGGGTGCAACTGA
- a CDS encoding penicillin-binding transpeptidase domain-containing protein: MLRADRKSRILGRPAPRTARDARPSFDARAPRAARALRNKKAPGASFGGGMRFNPFARFGGADWSKVRLYGVGCVFALLWLLLWSRAWYVQVYDGDRLAALARRQHMAAETVSGRRGAILDRNGQILARSVEVRSVYVRPGEVRDLDATVNALSAALEAPVKQVREAVASKRGFAWVARKVDDLAAENVRKAGLPGVYLSSEYERIYPFKQMAGQLLGFVGMESKGLEGLELTFDEVLSGDSARNVVQRDAAGRRLDMDGGAGRAALRGRDVHLTLDTQVQFFAEEALARSVDQFDASWGGCLVVDVDSGDILAWAQYPFFNPNAYRDYKADRWRNRLAADALEPGSTLKPFLVAAALQEGVVKGDTTFNCEKGRWKTRYITIRDTHSYDVLPVNKVLRYSSNIGMAKIGLELGSKRYWEYLNQLGFGDRTGLPITESKGILRDPRHWSEPDLITTSFGQAIAATGVQMAQAYLTLANGGERKPLRLVVDDEAPANSASQKVYNDKTVKQVISMLREVVEEDGTGTRARIPGIMVGGKTGTAQKADETGRYGHERLASFVGFAPIDKPKYLILVMVDEPQKNSYGGVVAAPVFKHVAMRTMAYHGLLPDAPDPEAPAYATPLGKTGPVEVRREVAEAVREAPDGVPNVVGKSVRRAVEVFARQGMVPVLKGAGQTVIRQTPEPGTEWPKGQPTGQCVLWLSENS, encoded by the coding sequence ATGCTGCGAGCCGACAGGAAGTCACGCATACTCGGCAGGCCCGCGCCGCGCACTGCGCGCGATGCGCGTCCCTCTTTCGACGCGCGCGCCCCTCGTGCCGCGCGCGCCCTGCGCAACAAGAAGGCCCCCGGAGCATCGTTCGGCGGCGGCATGCGCTTCAATCCCTTTGCCCGCTTCGGCGGGGCGGACTGGAGCAAGGTGCGCCTGTACGGCGTGGGCTGCGTGTTCGCGCTGCTGTGGCTGCTGCTGTGGTCGCGCGCCTGGTACGTGCAGGTCTACGACGGTGATCGGCTGGCAGCCCTTGCCCGTCGCCAGCACATGGCGGCGGAGACCGTGTCCGGCAGGCGCGGCGCCATTCTCGACCGCAACGGGCAGATACTGGCTCGCAGCGTGGAGGTGCGCTCCGTCTACGTCCGTCCCGGCGAGGTGCGCGACCTTGACGCCACCGTCAACGCCCTGTCCGCGGCGCTGGAAGCCCCGGTCAAGCAGGTGCGCGAGGCCGTTGCCTCCAAGCGCGGCTTTGCGTGGGTGGCCCGCAAGGTGGACGACCTGGCCGCCGAAAACGTGCGCAAGGCCGGGCTGCCCGGCGTGTACCTGAGCAGCGAGTACGAGCGCATCTATCCTTTCAAGCAGATGGCCGGACAGCTGCTCGGCTTCGTGGGCATGGAGAGCAAGGGCCTTGAGGGGCTGGAACTGACCTTCGACGAGGTGCTGAGCGGCGATTCCGCCCGCAACGTGGTGCAGCGCGACGCCGCCGGGCGCCGCCTGGACATGGACGGCGGCGCGGGCCGCGCGGCCCTGCGTGGCCGCGACGTGCACCTGACCCTCGACACCCAGGTGCAGTTCTTTGCCGAAGAAGCCCTGGCCCGCTCGGTGGACCAGTTCGACGCCTCGTGGGGCGGTTGCCTTGTGGTGGACGTGGATTCGGGCGACATCCTGGCCTGGGCGCAGTACCCGTTCTTCAACCCCAACGCCTACCGCGACTACAAGGCCGACCGTTGGCGCAACCGTCTGGCCGCCGACGCGCTGGAACCCGGCTCCACGCTCAAGCCGTTTCTGGTGGCCGCCGCCCTGCAAGAGGGCGTGGTCAAGGGCGACACCACGTTCAACTGCGAAAAGGGCCGCTGGAAGACCCGCTACATCACCATCCGCGACACCCACAGCTATGACGTGCTGCCGGTGAACAAGGTGTTGCGTTACTCCAGCAACATCGGCATGGCCAAGATAGGCCTGGAACTCGGGTCCAAGCGGTATTGGGAATACCTGAACCAGCTGGGCTTTGGCGACCGCACCGGCCTGCCCATCACCGAGAGCAAGGGCATCCTGCGCGATCCGCGCCACTGGTCCGAGCCGGACCTGATCACCACCTCGTTCGGCCAGGCCATTGCCGCCACCGGCGTACAGATGGCCCAGGCCTACCTGACGCTGGCCAACGGCGGCGAACGCAAGCCGCTGCGTCTGGTGGTGGACGACGAAGCCCCGGCCAACTCGGCCAGCCAGAAGGTGTACAACGACAAGACGGTGAAGCAGGTCATCTCCATGCTGCGCGAAGTGGTGGAGGAAGACGGCACCGGCACCCGCGCGCGTATCCCCGGCATCATGGTGGGCGGCAAGACCGGCACCGCGCAAAAGGCTGACGAAACGGGACGTTACGGTCACGAACGGCTGGCTTCCTTCGTGGGTTTTGCGCCCATCGACAAGCCCAAGTACCTGATTTTGGTCATGGTGGACGAACCCCAGAAAAATTCGTACGGCGGCGTGGTCGCTGCGCCCGTGTTCAAGCACGTGGCCATGCGCACCATGGCCTACCACGGCCTGCTGCCCGATGCGCCCGACCCGGAGGCCCCGGCCTACGCCACGCCCCTAGGCAAGACCGGGCCGGTGGAAGTGCGCCGCGAGGTGGCCGAGGCCGTGCGCGAGGCCCCCGACGGGGTGCCCAACGTGGTGGGCAAGTCGGTGCGCCGCGCCGTGGAGGTGTTTGCCCGGCAAGGCATGGTGCCCGTGCTCAAGGGCGCGGGGCAGACCGTGATCCGCCAGACCCCGGAACCGGGCACCGAATGGCCCAAGGGCCAGCCCACGGGGCAGTGCGTCCTGTGGCTTTCCGAGAATTCCTAG
- the rsmH gene encoding 16S rRNA (cytosine(1402)-N(4))-methyltransferase RsmH, with translation MTGAPDSTTPQAAPVSTEGARAATLHVPVLLDEVLEALAPRPGGRYLDGTVGLGGHSAAIMERIGPDGELCCLDRDTTALGLARQRLAPWGGRVHFFHTRYADFEAALDQLGWDKVDGALIDIGVSSMQIDMADRGFSFHADGPLDMRMDRDGDEDPASRLVNRATADVLKDIILRYGEDPMAGRIARAIVDARAAGPIETTAQLAAIVDRAYPAKWRATSRNHPATRTFQALRMAVNDELGQLERFLDRILDRLNPGGRLAVITFHSLEDRIVKHRLRDESQGCVCPRSVSRCECGHKARVDVLTRKPVTATDAELARNSRASSAKLRAAQRLAEGQAPRPRRRNKYAPEGRDEPEGGAA, from the coding sequence ATGACCGGCGCACCCGACTCCACCACACCGCAGGCCGCCCCCGTTTCCACGGAAGGGGCCCGCGCCGCCACGCTGCATGTGCCCGTGCTGCTGGACGAGGTGCTGGAGGCGCTGGCCCCCCGCCCCGGCGGCAGGTATCTGGACGGCACCGTGGGGCTTGGCGGCCATTCCGCCGCCATCATGGAGCGCATCGGCCCGGATGGCGAACTGTGCTGCCTCGACCGCGACACCACGGCGCTGGGGCTGGCCCGCCAGCGTCTGGCCCCGTGGGGCGGGCGCGTGCATTTCTTTCACACCCGCTACGCGGACTTCGAGGCGGCGCTGGACCAGCTGGGCTGGGACAAGGTGGACGGCGCGCTCATCGACATCGGCGTGTCGTCCATGCAGATCGACATGGCCGACCGCGGCTTCAGCTTTCACGCCGACGGCCCGCTGGACATGCGCATGGACCGGGACGGTGACGAGGACCCGGCCTCCAGGCTGGTGAACCGGGCCACCGCGGACGTCCTGAAGGACATCATCCTGCGCTACGGCGAAGACCCCATGGCCGGGCGCATCGCCCGCGCCATCGTGGATGCCCGCGCCGCGGGCCCCATCGAGACCACGGCCCAGCTTGCGGCCATCGTGGACCGGGCCTACCCGGCCAAGTGGCGCGCCACCTCGCGCAACCACCCGGCCACCCGCACCTTTCAGGCCCTGCGCATGGCCGTCAACGACGAACTGGGCCAGCTGGAACGCTTTCTCGACCGCATCCTGGACCGGCTGAACCCCGGCGGGCGGCTGGCGGTGATCACCTTCCATTCGCTGGAAGACCGCATCGTCAAGCATCGCCTGCGTGACGAATCGCAGGGCTGCGTGTGCCCGCGCAGCGTGTCCCGCTGCGAATGCGGCCACAAGGCCCGCGTGGACGTGCTGACCAGAAAGCCCGTAACCGCCACCGATGCGGAACTGGCCCGCAACTCCCGCGCGTCCAGCGCCAAGCTGCGCGCGGCCCAGCGGCTGGCGGAAGGGCAGGCCCCGCGGCCCCGGCGGCGCAACAAGTACGCCCCGGAAGGCCGCGACGAGCCGGAAGGGGGCGCAGCATGA